tttaacataaaagtgtttgaatgtgaggaattaaaagccacaaaatgcaacgggtccatcagacccacaaacgctggctgagtaacaacaatatgaacgttgcacggaaaatttatctgccagtttctgcatcccacaaggattcttattttgtgtttctgcacctgtggttcccatacaaggttgcaacattgtttgtcaacactgactgctctcattttctcgcacatttgaccctctgatgttctgtgtacctacactctgtcctcctcctctctaggcctgctgtgtgtgggtgtgattgcgtatggtacacagaacatcaatttccacacttctattatatatatgtatatatatatatatatatatatatatatatatatatatatatatatatatatatatatatatttgttgtagATATGTTATTCCCTCATATAATGAGCTTTTTAGTGCATATAAACActccaagtgtgtgtgtatatggctCGACAACATTGAGTTTAGGGTGGGATGGGAGTTCCTTTAGGAGTCTTGTACATAAACATCCACACAAACATGagattaaatatattaaaaatcaaCATTGTAAAACTACTGCAAACAAGATTATTAAATTGGTCACCTATTGATATTGACAAAAGCACCAACATTtctaaaggttttgaaaaaaataactttctCGATTGGTTCAGAAAATTTGAAATATAAAGAACTTAAAGCCTCGATTTGCATTTGATTCTGATTTCCCATTTTGTTTTGCCCAGAAGCCATTGAGAAAGCGTCGTTTTCGCCAGCGCAGCCACCCTCACAGCAGCGTGGTGACAGAGACCATTTCTGAGACCACAGAGGTTTTAGATGAGCCCTTTGTGGACTCTGACTCAGAGAGGCCCATGCCGAGGCTTGAGGAGGAGACACCCGTAGGCCACCCCCTGCGCCGCTACCCTCCAGCCCGCTCTGCACTTAGATTGTCAGACCCAACTTCCAAAAGGGGCAGACACTGCAGTCTCTCAGATTCAGAGGAAGATGGTGGGTAAAGGACTTTGTTGAGTCCTAGTGAACTATATAAACATGGTTATCTATGTAGTTTTATGTCACACATGTTCATTTGTATATTTTTGTTTGCAGAGCTTACTGCCATGCTAAACCCTGTGGCTGAGTTGCCAGCAGCACCATCTGCAAATCTAGTTGCCAATCCTGAGGTCCCAGCCAAGAAGAAAAAAGGCTGGCCTAAGGGAAAGAGTCGTAAACCACTGCACTGGAAGAAACGGGGACCTGGAAGGCCACCTGGAAGTGGAGCCAACCAGCGAGCGGCTGCAGTAAGACTTGTGAGTGGGGTGGCGACACCCCCCAAAATCAAGATGAAGCCCGGTCGCAAGCCTCGAAGTTGGTATCTGCAGCGGGCCCAAGAGGAAGCAGATAAGCAGGAGCAGGAGAGACAAAGACTGTTAGAGCAGCAGCCGGACAAAAATGTTCAAATGCTTTCAATAGATCAAAACAGCAAGCGGGTTTCCAGATTCACCTCTGATGACAAAGAAAAATACTCTGACGAAGAAGACTTTCTCCCTACGCCTGTGGAGCCAAAGGTCCCTAAAAGGAGAGGGAGACCACCCAAAAATCCTGGTCTTCATCAAGCACCGCCACCTGTACCAAAGCCACCTCACACCTCTGAGcctgaagaagtagaagaagaggaggaggaagctgAGTCAGAGAGGGAGGAGAACAAATCAAGTCGTCCACTGTCCTGTCCTTTGTTGTCTCCTTCTTCTTCCATGTCCAACCCAGGGCCTAAGGCCCAACAGTTCCGCCCTCAGGATAATGATATTGGTGAAAGGGAAGAAGATGACGAGGAAGAGAAAAGAGAAGAGGGGGAATTTGAGAGCCCGGGAAGTGGTGATCTTACTATGTCGAGGCGAGCATCAGCTACACCGTGTTCAGGAAGCCGGCGAAGTGAGGACCATGATGCAGATGATGAAGGGGACGGACACCTAGAAGAGAAAAGCAGTAGCAGCAGCAACATTAGTAAGAAAAGAAAAAGCCAGGAGTCAGAAGATGAGGAGGATGATGAAGACGAGGAGCCTGCTTCCCATGCAAGCTCACCTCCAGTCAAAGAAGAACCACAAGGCGGAGAGGCTTTTTTAGACATGGAGAACAGCGTGGCCCGGGACTATGTCAGCAagcaagaggaagaagaggaggaggaggaggaggaacaaCAGCATGAAGAGGAGTCGCAGGAGTCCAAGTGCAGGCCCTCCTCCAGTGATCCACAGCAGGAGGACAGGCGGCGGAGGGAGCAGGAGGAGTCTGCTGCCGCCGCCGCAGCTGTGGAAACTGTTACGGCCATGTCTGTTCCCTCGGAACCTATGGAGCTTCAGCCTTTGCAAACGGAGGATAAGGATGTCGCACTGTTAATAGAACCCCAACAGACACACTCCCACGCCCAATCTCATCAGCACTCGGACTTCAAAGAGGAGCTGGGTCACCATCATTCACATCATCCCCATCACCACTCCAATGAACTTGACCTGGAGACAGTCCAGGCCGTCCAGTCTCTGACACAGGGGGAAGCTCAAGATGAAGAGACTGAGGCTCATCATGGTGCTTACCAGGACTGTGAAGAGACACTTGCAGCTTGTCGGACTCTACAGAGTTATAGCCACACAGGGGATGCTGAGGAGGAGGCCTTGGCGTTGGTAGAGGAGTGTGGGGCCTCACAACACAGCAGCCCAATGCCTAATCCCCCAATTCCCCCCTTGCCCAGTCAGTCTGTGCGTTCGGTGAACAGTCCAGGATTGCCTTCTGCCGTCATGGACACAACTCCAGCTGGCCAGAGAGGAGGGACGCCGGGCCCCACTGCAGCAGGTGGAAGTGGTAGTGGAACTGGAAGTGGGTACACACAGATCACCCCAGAACACCCCAGTTCTTTGTCTGCACCCTCTCAACAGAACATGGAGACATCTCCAATGATGGATGTCCCATCTGTATCAGACCATTCGCAGCAAGTGGTGGACAGCGGCTTCAGTGACCTCGGCAGTATTGAGAGCACTACGGAGAACTATGACAACCCCAGCAGCTATGACTCCACTATGGGCGGAGGGGGAAACGGAACAGGCAATGGGGGTAATGGAGGGGGAATATCTGTCCCAGGGGCTTCTTCAGCTTCTTCATCTGCCGCCTCTTCGTCTAGCTCAGCCACCCAGTCGTCCTCCCAGTCCAACAGCTGTTCCTTTGTGCCAGCTCCCAGCCTGACATCTTCCACAGGAAATGGAGGCTCTCAGCATGGAATGGGAAGCTGTAGCCTCATCCAGCAAACCGGATCTGGTGCCAACAACGGTCCCGGAAGCAGTAATGCAGTAACTGTCCCCCAAGCCCCACCTCGCCCTCACCCATCTAACACGCCCGGTTGTGGTATTAAGTCTCCCCAGAGCTGTGGCGTTATTGAGAGGCCTCCAAGCACTAATCAACAGCAGTCACAGTCGTCCCAAAAAAAGGTCACACAGCAGCAGCAAGCCCCCAACTCCCAGCCTCCATCCTCGGCCCCACCCTCTCAGCAGCCCCTTTCCCAGTGTAGCATGGGTAATGGCTTTGGCTCCACTCCCATGATAATGGAGATTCCCGAGAGCGGAGGGGGAGGTGGTCGCACCCTGTATGAGCGTATGGGTCAGGATTTTGGCACAGGGGGTTACCCCCAGCCCTCTGCAACATTCAGCCTGGCCAAACTCCAACAGCTCACGAACACTATCATGGACCCCCATGCCATGCCTTACTCTCACTCGGCCTCCGTCACCTCCTACGCCACCAGTGTGTCACTCTCTAACTCTGGGCTCGCCCCCTCTGCCCACACTCCCATCCCCCAGGGCCAGCCCACAATGACTCCACCCCCTAACCTTAGCTCCGGCTCCATGAACCTGGGCTCCCTGCAGCTGCAATGCAACATGCCCACCACCAACATCAGCCTCGGCCCCCCGCCGCACACACAGCGGCTGCAGGGCCAAATGGCAACCGTCAAAGGCCATATCTCCATCCGCTCCAAAGCCACTCAGCAACTGGCGCCAGCCACGCACCAACAGCAGCTCTACGGGCGCAGCTCGGGGGCTGTGGCCATGCAGGGCACACCTCGCACCTTGGCTGTTCAACGCGGCATGATGCCAAACCTCATGCCCACGCCAGCTGCGTACAATTCCATGAACATGACTCCGCTCAATGCCATGTCAGCTGGCTACCGAATGCCCCAACCAATGATGAACAGTGGTTACCACGGTAATCCCCCTTACATGAATCAGCCAGCTCAGTATCCCATGCAAATGCAAATGGGGATGATGGGTGGGCAGGGTTACCCCCAGCAGCCTATGCAGCCAAATCACCATGGCAACATGATGTACACAGGCCCCTCTCATCATAGCTACGCTGGTGTCCCGAAACAGTCGCCATACATGAGCAGATGAAAAGCGGCAAGAGTGGAAAAGACTCGACGGGGCCACGGCTGACATTGGCTGTACTCTTTGTCACACTCTCCAGTGCTGCGGAAAGCGCCAGAAGGAGGTGAATGCTAACAGAGAGACTCTTTGGGTTTCCTGTTTTTCTGTGTAATCATAGTGGTAGTTTCTCATAGGAGAGACCAGGCGTGTCCATGGACCAGGCCAGGCGTACACAGTCCCCGCAAACTATTCCTCTTGACGTGCACGGTGGAGAAAGGGGAATATACACAGAAAATGACATAACCGGATACGTTCTTGTTTGTCCGACTGCAAACGATAAAAGATCTTTATCGGATTATTTTCATCCACGCACACAATCTTTCGACATAGGAAGccttaccttaaaaaaaaaaaaaaagagacgcaTTCTCGTTCTGTTAAACATGTTGaactttatttttcttgttttggaatatCCTTGTGCGGGCAGGCCTCTTAAATGCTTCAGTCTTTATACGTGTGACATCTCCACGGCCGGCCCCCGTCAACGTGGAAAAGCGAGTGTAGAGGTTTTCAGCCATGTTTCTGTCTTCCTGGGTGGACGGCATCGTACCAAAAACACTGCAGCGACACACACGGAGAAGGCAAGCATTTTACTGTCTCATCCGTACGTAAAACAATAGCATTATGTTCCAGTCTTCTTCCGCTCTGAGAAGTATAGATGTAAATATTccggtaccacacacacacacacacacacatagactggCTAGCTCTCGCCTAGGAATGTACAACCTTCAGCTTTCTACGTTTCCACACTCCACTGACCGTCGGTGTCCGACGTCTACTTCTTCGGCAATGAAAAATAAAGAGCAACTGGTGAGATTTCCATTTAGCTGCTTGAAGGAAACGCGGTTAACAATTAGCCAACTCCCACCCCCCAAAAGGTTGATGACCCACAGAGGTGGAGTGTCAGCTTATGAAGTGTGTATTCTgttaaacatgtatttttttatatatatatattttattttctctcAACTTCTGTTTGCTAGAGATACTGCGGTAAACAGCCTTTGTAAAAGGTGCACCTAAATGCCTGGTGTAGTGCATGGCTTGGCCCACACAGAGGCACACTCGTATGGAAGCAGGGTCAGAGCTTTGTCGGGTTATGGCGTCGAAACGGCTCGGGTGGAACGTTCCGCCTCGTTGCTCCATGTACCAGTATTCAACATCAAAAGAggaggggtttttttttgttttgttttctgatACATCTGACATTGCATACTTTATTTGTGTCTATcgttctgttctgaacttttgttttctttctgaATTTTATCAGAGTGGGCAGCTTTCTATTACGACACGAGCTGACTCTTTTGGACTTTAGAAAAGCTGTTGTAgagaacacgtttttttttttttttctataatatAAAAGGAAATTCTGACATTGACATTGGTACTGTCATTTTTCCCCCCCCCACTTCTGTTTCAGGAAAAAAACAAGAACCACATATTTTTTAGCTCACATCTTGGGGTAATGATTactaaagaaattcaaaagaacaaaaaaaaaaaatattttcacttTTACTGACTTAAAGATGCCTTTAACCTCTCCATTCCATCTCATCTCTAGAGTTTTTCTATCTTTGTGTAGTATATTAATGATATTTTAAACAAAAAGGACTACAAATATCTAAAGGTCACTTggcattttttttacttgtgtgtgtgtgtataggatGACTTCCTTACATTAAAGAGGCATGTAAAAATAAGCTCCGTATATTTCTGTCTGTTTATATCGCTTCCCTTTTTGTATCCTTTGGAATTGTACATGTTGCATTGTATGCTAAGAGAGAGTGCAAAATGAACAGAGGAGTGCAGTGCTGTGCTGTGCTCAGCGCCCTCAACTCTCTTCTGTCTCTGTATGTATTTCCATTTATTCACCCTCCCCTCCCCCCGACCCTTTCTTAGCAAGAACTCtgtacattttaacataaaatgaaaataaattatgTTGAGCCATTCATGTTTCTCTTGAAGTTTTTAAGGTCCGTTTAAGATCCCATACAATGTGTCTCAGGAAACTAGTATTCATGTTAGGATGATGCACAACCCAGCATGgtaaattgtcaggttcaaacactgatgacatctattaaacagacaagaagcaaggagtcatgcagagacagagttcaatttagctcatgaggagaacgcatggtcATGACCAGAACgcatcgtcctggtcgtggaactgtggaccagctctatactctcggcagggtccttgagggtgcatgagagtttgcccaaccagtctacatgtgttttgtggacttggagaaggcattcgaccgtgtccctcgggaagtgctcagagagtacggggtatcggactgtctgattgtggcagtccgctccctgtatgatcagtgccagagcttggcccgcattgccggtagtaagtcggaacacgtttccagtgagggttggactccgccaaggctgccctttgtcaccgattctgttcataacttttatggacagaatttctaggcgcagtcaaggcgttgaggggatctggtttggtggctgcaggattaggtctctgctttttgcagatgatgtggtcctgatggcttcatctggccaggatcttcagctctcactggatcggttcgcagctgagtgtgaagcgactgggatgagaatcagcacctccaagtccgggtccatggttctcgcccggaaaagggtggagtgccatctccgggttggggaggagatcttgcctcaagtggaggagttcaagtacctcggagtcttgttcacgagtgagggaagagtggatggtgagatcgacaggcggatcggtgcggcgtcttcagtaatgcggacgctgtatcgatccgttgtggtgaagaaggagctgagccggaaggcaaagctctcaatttaccggtcgatctacgttcccatcctcacctatggtcatgagctttgggttatgaccgaaaggacaagatcacgggtacaagcggcccaaatgagttttctctgccgggtggcggggctctcccttagagatagggtgagaagctctgccatccgggaggagctcaaagtaaagccgctgctcctccacatcgagaggagccagatgaggtggttcgggcatctggtcaggatgccacccgaacgcctccctagggaggtgtttagggcacgtccgaccggtaggaggccgcggggaagacccaggacacgttgggaagactatgtctcccggctggcctgggaacgcctcggggtcccacaggaagagctggacgaagtggctggggagaggaaagtctgggcttccctgcttaggctgctgcccccgcgacccgacctcggataagcggaagaagatggatgatggatggatggatgagaacgcatggagctgcacacttagtcacagtcacGCCcgacgctctaaggtacagctcccgcgtccctctatttattcaggagttccccagtcaacatcactgaggatgcctctaaaaggagtggtcacacatgtcatgcaaagcagctccagtgcgcacaatacgtgacggaatgtgccggggccttgtgatttcaccTTGtctctgcgtgctgtcgtcttatcttcgttgaggtccttgaagtccttggctgtcagcgaGCTAAAACAAAgctaacatctgcggctgaggtcACCCCTCAGACAATacgtttttgtccttgcacagataggaaAAGTACAGCTTGATTGTGAAGTGTATTTctagtcttgtcatcctcgtccggacagaaggatgaCACGGCAGTGGACTGGATCAAAGGAGACGTCGGAGACTCTTTGCTGAACCAAAAATTGCCTTATTACGAGCGAGCATCATTACACAGGACTGCAGTTACCTGGAGGAGGTTAGGTcaagaaaatgaggcactcctaacttggagaagccaacccatcagttttatattcctccttcctgtctctaggtgtgtgtgctaagtcaggagagcacatcctggccatgtaaggagatgttcgtgtgtaagagagccataacttaaatgttgacgTTGAGCTAGACcggtagtcttttctcaaggatatggttatcacttttgcattccgaagtcccaataagagcctcttttcctacgagaagtgatccaatccacctgcgaatatcaaactaaggggccttatgtgctcaaactgaaataccactatttaattaaacttggtggtttgctttctccatatgcaaaacataatatgagttaattaattcacttcaatagCATAATGTAACTTAATACTGTATCGgtataaaacaattttattaCCACCATTCCACCAAAtctgtaaacttttttttttcaaatgtaatcaTACATATATTGAACTACTTCAAATGTGTATTGTCCCATCCAAGAcaactctgcatcaagggttggaattgggggttaaatcaccaaaaatgattcccgggcgtggccaccgctgctgctcagtgctcccctcacctcccggggggtgaacaggggcatgggtcaaatgcagaggacaaatttcgccacacctagtgtgtgtgtgataatttttttaatgtttttttgttttgttttgttttttaacatggaATTGAGTCTACTCTGTAGTGTTTGTTAACATTATATTGCTGTTATTTTATCATCAACcagaaaatgaaataaataaaacaaattacaggatgttattaatgtcatacgcagaaaaaaaagaagcatttattcgggttttttgattgatcgaaaacttttattagtagattgcacagtacagtacatattccgtacaattgaccactaaatggtaacaccccaataagtttttcaacttgtttaagtcggggtccacgttaaacaACTCATTTTAAATGGTAGGAATGTCCGATGGTACACCAACaacatttttgacaatcaaaACATGATGGTaataatccacattttgtatcattGACATCGATAATAACACGGAAGTGCCGCCGCTGTCTGAACAAGTCACGGGAGCTCCGCCCCCAATGCGCGCTCCCGCGGCGGGCGACACAAAATATTTCAAGCACGCTGAATTTCGCCCGACCACCGGAGCCCATAGACATGTTAGAAGTAGACgctgcattggctgctgtgacgcgagaaattgggccgccatcttgaagtggtgacgaggagccggcgagcagcctaaactgacagttgacaggtagaaaacaaagatgccggactgttgaaaataggaatcggggcagggccggcccgtggcataggccgtataggcaaatgctaagggcgccgtccatcagggggcgccacgccagtgccacaaatgttgggaaaaaaaaaaaaagttggtactattatttctaaatacaaaaaataatcccacgttaattaaaatgcaaagtaaagcctatataatggaaatatataatataatatatatgcgccccctcccttcccgtatcatgactctttttggacgtcaccacatcaaaaaatcaacacaagatgtcaaaacggccaaaactgtcaggtgcccagggaagaaacaagagaaaagaagaggaggagaaacgagaaaagacagaggtagcaggtaggtaacgttagcctatatgaaattatttgtctgttacagaatgtgatagtaacctggctttttagcattaagctaatgttacatgattcggcaattgctaatcaataaatagctagttctgttttaacgtcgggttaatattgtggagggggctaaattgttatggaaaataataatgtaacgttaggtaattacagtactcccaccatacattcctcagggacatttgtattagatcttttaagcaggtgttttttgtttacattgttattgccttctggttagctaatgtttgccctgcaggtaatagtcacttttccacccctttatatattaggtatagttgtaagcctagtttttaaagtgcacatcattattgtaaattaagcaatatgtatgtaaaaaatattgtatttcatatattcattttttattttttgcattcatttatttattcatatttttttttatcttgttaactattctgattgttaatttgctttctttaagtaaaaaaaaggtcaaagacaaagctatttggtttcttgtgagtatatacacttcactgccgatgtggggggggcgccacctaaaatcttgcctagggcgccagattggttagggccgggcctgaatcggaggattacttttcacaagtaatatTTAacatggttggttggttggttgtattttgtgaaaagaatattaccacagagttgagaaggagcaaagatcttcaatagtactgaaatcgtagccgctagcaaacaagagtctgaccataatagaattgcttgtcaatgaaattaattacatttaaaaatgtcatacttgaataacataaagttgaaataaatgatgaagataaagattgtaaaagccaacaggggtaaaagttagaaCCACATTGTGTAGGGGTGGGGaatatatgttagctaactagacgattgattgattgattgagacttttattagtagattgcacagtacagtacatattccgtacaattgaccactaaatggtaacacccgaatacgtttttcaacttgtttaagtcggggtccacgtaaatcaattcatggtaaattggtaaacaatcagatggacagtggcaattgttgcgtctgaccagttcttcctctggtcaatcccaagttctttcgatgacatatatgctgagtaagaaggaccatcaagacagaattggaacattttcaagtttatactaaagctttaggagttcAACTCAACCAATACGTTCATATCGGCTGCTCTACTTGAtctaacattcaaacaggaagagaccacttcttgaatacgcaaacggcccccaccctctccagaaaggaatacaggctcattgttctactacagataagatataagggagtactccaacccctacattccaagtcttcaaggtaacacacacagtttacttgcggacataaaatggaaaaacactagctgattcaaacatgactatgaataaaaaaagaaataactcataaacatatatatgcatttttcacactatacagtattatacaagtctaaatgtagtctagctttccaacccaatttttatgtaggatatacacatgtgtatatataacctcatcatattgtttcttcaacttaaaaatagctgacctttttttcccccttctctgggattatattcccagttttgatctcggacgtctgctcatttatagcatataagaatattctattactgttaagcaaactatgaataataaaacacgccaaaacatgtgtcctttatcatagctacacgtatgacaaaaaaaaacgtgtgaaaatgcgctgacagttcattttcgattgtaaataatgtaaataatttcaatgtatatactctgatgattaatttgtgtgatgactgtattatgctgatagtatatatttgtaccatgaattgattaacgtggaccccgacttaaacaagatgaACAACGTATTGGGGcgtaaccatttagtggtcaattgtatggaatatgtactgtactgtgcaatctactaataaaagtctcaatcaatcaatcattgctcctgccaaatgaattgcactgagtggggcggatcaccactccaagatggcggccccgcgtctcgtcagcgccaggagGCAGTAGCGCTCAAtgttgcgtctacttataagatgccggagtctatcccagctgcattcgggcggaaggcggagtcgccacctcatcgcagggccaacacagataagacaaaaacattgttttcacTTTAAGAAGATGAAATCTGAACACCAGAAACAAAATGTCAGACGCAATCATCAAGTATATGTCCTGGGTCTTACATGACACCTGTTTAGTCTAATCAAAACAGAGTCTCAACACCACAACttccgtgtatatatatatatatatatatatatatatatatccatccatccatccatccatcttcttccgcttatccgaggtcgggtcgcgggggcagcagcttaagcagggaagcccagacttccctctccccagccacttcgtccagctcctcccgggggatcccgaggcgttcccaggccagccgggagagatagtcttcccagcgtgtcctgggtcttccccgtggcctcctaccggtcggacgtgcccgaaacaccttcctagggaggcgttcgggtggcatcctgaccagatgcccgaaccacctcatctggcgcctctcgatgtggaggagcagcggctttactttgagctccccccgaatgacagagcttctcaccctatctctaagggagagccccgccactcggcggaggaaactcatttcggccgcttgtacccgtgatcttgtcctttcggtcatgacccaaagctcatgaccat
The Nerophis lumbriciformis linkage group LG12, RoL_Nlum_v2.1, whole genome shotgun sequence DNA segment above includes these coding regions:
- the LOC133623022 gene encoding histone acetyltransferase KAT6A-like isoform X2, which encodes MVKLANPMYTQWILEAIKKVKKQKQRPSEERICNAVSMSHGLDRRTILEQLELSVKDGTILKVTNKGLNSYKDPDNPGRLIPPKLKGSSSVGGGGGGSSSSGGGGGGGAGGGGGGGSSSTGGNFHKRPGLDWNKLIKRALEGLHEPGGSSLKNVERFLKCQADVAAFLSGSGSMGPGLFHQQLRVALKRAVAHGRVAKQGPLFQLISRSASQNDGTGLVSLESLPPVRLLPHEKDKPVAEPIPICSFCLGTKEQNRDKKPEELISCADCGNSGHPSCLKFSPELTVRVKALWWQCIECKTCSSCQDQGKNADNMLFCDSCDRGFHMECCDPPLMRMPKGMWICQICQPRKKGKSLLHEKAAQIKRRYNAPLGRPKNRPGRPFKKLGGRARRKRSASANSSSSSSCEGYPGDDRLLFSMRDGDDMSQSSLRFNNKTKGLIDALTKFFTPSPEGRKARQEVVDYSQQCRIRKKSSRKGDGDDRTDNQDGSDWRDEDDRLPGHENLTEKDIELFRHIQELALQKVGVTGPPDPQMRCPSVIEFGKFEIQTWYSSPYPQEYSRLPKLYLCEFCLRYMKSRSILYQHMKKCNWFHPPANEIYRKEDVSVFEVDGNVSTIYCQNLCLLAKLFLDHKTLYYDVEPFLFYVLTQNDSKGCHLVGYFSKEKHCQQKYNVSCIMILPQYQRRGYGRFLIDFSYLLSKREGQPGSPEKPLSDLGRLSYMAYWRSEVLECLDRDITTTLHSLNMLEQREDRTVLVRREKLVSNHMARLKARPRQLEVDPECLRWTPVIVTNTVVSDGDEDEDEDDEEQREDDREEVKPSQKLPSMSWHVFQAKKREEDEEEEESKGFLGFPVSQSSPTSPPICRSPAPQPPRPPLPTNGERRPRGRPPKNWPWGKGVKDCLRVGRPPKARPMEEEDEGDEKTEEGKPESSPCPPSLFSLDRKAEPTDFHTTDMARHPVVTPTRRGRPPRKKRGPKPRQMEEHGDGPTQLPGVSRLNDSPLVRKSGFSDSSEEDEEEEDDDDDDDDEDGEGRASSPPILTKPAMGLKCKKPLRKRRFRQRSHPHSSVVTETISETTEVLDEPFVDSDSERPMPRLEEETPVGHPLRRYPPARSALRLSDPTSKRGRHCSLSDSEEDELTAMLNPVAELPAAPSANLVANPEVPAKKKKGWPKGKSRKPLHWKKRGPGRPPGSGANQRAAAVRLVSGVATPPKIKMKPGRKPRSWYLQRAQEEADKQEQERQRLLEQQPDKNVQMLSIDQNSKRVSRFTSDDKEKYSDEEDFLPTPVEPKVPKRRGRPPKNPGLHQAPPPVPKPPHTSEPEEVEEEEEEAESEREENKSSRPLSCPLLSPSSSMSNPGPKAQQFRPQDNDIGEREEDDEEEKREEGEFESPGSGDLTMSRRASATPCSGSRRSEDHDADDEGDGHLEEKSSSSSNISKKRKSQESEDEEDDEDEEPASHASSPPVKEEPQGGEAFLDMENSVARDYVSKQEEEEEEEEEEQQHEEESQESKCRPSSSDPQQEDRRRREQEESAAAAAAVETVTAMSVPSEPMELQPLQTEDKDVALLIEPQQTHSHAQSHQHSDFKEELGHHHSHHPHHHSNELDLETVQAVQSLTQGEAQDEETEAHHGAYQDCEETLAACRTLQSYSHTGDAEEEALALVEECGASQHSSPMPNPPIPPLPSQSVRSVNSPGLPSAVMDTTPAGQRGGTPGPTAAGGSGSGTGSGYTQITPEHPSSLSAPSQQNMETSPMMDVPSVSDHSQQVVDSGFSDLGSIESTTENYDNPSSYDSTMGGGGNGTGNGGNGGGISVPGASSASSSAASSSSSATQSSSQSNSCSFVPAPSLTSSTGNGGSQHGMGSCSLIQQTGSGANNGPGSSNAVTVPQAPPRPHPSNTPGCGIKSPQSCGVIERPPSTNQQQSQSSQKKVTQQQQAPNSQPPSSAPPSQQPLSQCSMGNGFGSTPMIMEIPESGGGGGRTLYERMGQDFGTGGYPQPSATFSLAKLQQLTNTIMDPHAMPYSHSASVTSYATSVSLSNSGLAPSAHTPIPQGQPTMTPPPNLSSGSMNLGSLQLQCNMPTTNISLGPPPHTQRLQGQMATVKGHISIRSKATQQLAPATHQQQLYGRSSGAVAMQGTPRTLAVQRGMMPNLMPTPAAYNSMNMTPLNAMSAGYRMPQPMMNSGYHGNPPYMNQPAQYPMQMQMGMMGGQGYPQQPMQPNHHGNMMYTGPSHHSYAGVPKQSPYMSR